A single region of the Fusarium keratoplasticum isolate Fu6.1 chromosome 7, whole genome shotgun sequence genome encodes:
- a CDS encoding Zn(2)-C6 fungal-type domain-containing protein, whose protein sequence is MATATQSRETARVLKRSGNTGGDAGKRRAPYVLRACGACRRRKGKCDGRQPCRYCMDRGQSCSYSTSFESDGWNVDTVQARPRQDPGRANSPSSSSSNQESMVELLSSLQDQLDNLASQVHMANRDRSNSPSPISSAGAAKLHDFATGFNNEASAHDVRNTADKRLRAAGSPGFYGPTSPDYTLNVGQLKLRRNSCPGPPLQEQQLQLASIDEDAASDTIDDEAAQDERSSVSPRTVGRQDATPLLTFRSIMGLQEAIQLVHIYQEVVGDLHPVVDIDALIKQAQYWYADSDSGAASCELLMIFNLVLVIALRADPRPNHCHKETLLRDSFEDAVNAKLAAPAYSIKHVTIIFLKGWYDFFQEMPRSAWRMCGIAGRTLMELGFHNGQVFNHTLTSDAQRTEACILISSIVILDRQWSYATGLPLHFHENSFSSISTSSVQHPYLKAMLSFILISDRFGEPISRAAKGERYTDDDAFELLNFQIDQWRKKAVGNYTLSECRTWHTNPSTRPPTWAILLNLRAESVRSQLLKPFFFSESDIEITKNHLRAATELVYDICHVLYMLDTYTDIYRKQHPYFQHILACTSGLAFLVIAFLKQNKTTVLSNLAPDLVDSLGGSFLMAECVTLNHAKRSRSARRLAKRLVEMRRILLSLGLLRGPSTGDSEEETLANTSKSIPREGFIPQPEMLDFQSQSGYTPPLYDGNVSDGFGFNMPSTLSDTDVIMGWTDSLRLQWPIGDVSHMFSESSF, encoded by the exons ATGGCCACCGCGACACAGTCTCGAGAGACGGCCCGGGTCCTGAAGCGGTCAGGCAATACTGGCGGAGATGCAGGCAAACGCAGAGCACCCTACGTATTACGCGCGTGCGGTGCTTGCCGACGTCGGAAGGGCAAATGCGATGGGCGACAGCCGTGTCGGTATTGCATGGATCGCGGCCAGAGCTGTAGCTACAGCACCAGCTTCGAGTCTGATGGCTGGAATGTCGATACGGTTcaggcaaggccaagacaagATCCTGGAAGAGCCAATTCGCCATCGTCCAG cagcagcaatcaAGAGTCCATGGTCGAACTACTGTCTTCGCTGCAAGACCAGTTGGATAACCTGGCATCTCAAGTTCACATGGCCAACCGCGACCGGTCGAACTCTCCATCCCCCATCTCCAGTGCCGGTGCTGCCAAGCTTCACGATTTCGCGACAGGGTTCAACAACGAGGCCAGCGCTCACGATGTCCGCAACACTGCCGACAAACGCCTTCGAGCAGCTGGCTCCCCCGGCTTCTACGGTCCGACCAGCCCAGATTACACTTTGAACGTCGGGCAGTTGAAACTGCGGAGGAACAGCTGTCCCGGTCCACCGCTACAAGAACAGCAGCTCCAACTCGCCAGTATCGACGAAGATGCCGCGTCCGACACAATTGACGACGAAGCTGCTCAGGATGAGCGATCTTCAGTATCGCCTCGGACGGTGGGCAGACAAGACGCGACGCCACTGTTGACCTTTCGATCCATCATGGGCTTGCAAGAGGCTATCCAGCTTGTGCACATCTATCAGGAGGTCGTCGGAGACCTTCATCCTGTCGTTGACATAGACGCACTCATCAAGCAGGCTCAATACTGGTATGCAGACTCTGACTCTGGGGCTGCTTCTTGTGAGCTTCTGATGATATTCAACCTCGTTCTTGTTATTGCTCTCCGCGCCGACCCTAGGCCAAACCACTGCCATAAGGAGACCCTTCTTCGGGACAGTTTTGAAGACGCGGTCAATGCAAAACTGGCTGCCCCGGCTTACAGCATAAAACATGTCACCATCATATTCCTAAAG GGATGGTATGACTTCTTCCAAGAGATGCCGCGCTCCGCCTGGCGCATGTGTGGGATTGCCGGCCGTACATTAATGGAACTCGGGTTTCATAATGGCCAGGTGTTCAATCATACACTGACGTCGGATGCCCAGCGCACAGAGGCTTGCATCTTGATAAGCAGCATCGTGATTCTCGACCGCCAGTGGAGTTATGCCACTGGGCTGCCACTACACTTTCATGAAAACAGTTTCAGCTCTATTTCGACGTCTTCC GTTCAGCATCCGTATTTAAAGGCCATGCTCTCGTTTATACTCATTAGTGACCGGTTCGGCGAGCCCATCTCCAGGGCTGCCAAAGGGGAGCGATACaccgatgacgatgccttTGAATTGTTGAACTTCCAGATTGACCAGTGGAGGAAAAAGGCTGTTGGGAATTACACTCTATCTGAATGCCGTACATGGCACACAAATCCATCGACCAGGCCACCTACGTGGGCCATCTTGCTGAACCTTCGCGCCGAATCTGTGCGCAGTCAACTACTTaaacccttcttcttctcagaaTCCGATATCGAAATAACAAAGAACCACCTCAGAGCCGCAACAGAGCTCGTCTACGATATCTGCCACGTTCTCTACATGCTCGACACCTACACCGACATCTACCGCAAGCAACACCCCTACTTCCAACACATATTAGCCTGTACATCTGGACTTGCCTTTTTGGTTATAGCATTCCTCAAGCAAAACAAAACCACTGTTTTGTCCAATCTAGCGCCAGATCTAGTTGATTCGCTCGGCGGAAGTTTTCTCATGGCAGAATGCGTCACGTTGAATCATGCTAAACGGTCACGTTCTGCGCGGAGACTGGCAAAGAGGCTAGtggagatgagacgaatTCTCCTAAGTCTGGGCCTTCTCAGAGGCCCAAGTACAGGAGACAGTGAAGAGGAGACACTGGCTAATACTTCAAAATCGATTCCGAGGGAGGGCTTCATCCCTCAGCCGGAGATGCTGGATTTTCAGTCACAGTCGGGCTATACGCCACCGCTGTATGATGGAAATGTTTCTGATGGATTTGGGTTTAATATGCCATCCACTCTTTCCGACACAGATGTAATTATGGGGTGGACAGATTCACTTCGTCTCCAGTGGCCCATTGGCGATGTAAGCCACATGTTTTCAGAGAGCAGCTTTTAG
- a CDS encoding MFS domain-containing protein, with protein MSDRASTQDETQKGYSLEELTIVDQTTQKDAYSDERPGGLPEWKWKAAVLIFIITGSCSGYDVSNVANIQPRLYEAFGNIELLPWIGLSYSLANFAVLSFARKIAYCFDLKWVYLVHLAIFMVGTAIGGASNDIQTMIVARVIMGWGGSVCQQINFSYVAILAKPSETAGLFGILSAMWAVGLVVGGPIGSAFAENSHTTWRWAFYIKLPIVGLCLALAVICLPSRSLATANVSVWRRLVSIDPIGVAFNMIVPVLFALATTFSGPIWDWGSAASTAVWIVFAVALVAWVSQQYFCIFTTPEERAIPMHMFSKLRLLPIWVATGCAGAAYAVTLYYTPLFYAFARGHGAIQQTVRMLPFIIVFIFVVLFTGVLLTVIGRYKIIYLCAATITLAASIAMATTMDDKVSEAQVMGIEALIGIGLGMQFQHGLGISNVINKTERDRVDSTVICNMVQMGSIAITLSIAGCIFQNVGFNLLSSAVGRKQYSEEDIREALAGVSSVVWQTKDRQVVARGIAAVTEVLSREFYIVVASSAVCLVCAICMSSEKLDYGRKKSTKATTPDSS; from the exons ATGTCCGACCGCGCATCGACCCAAGATGAAACACAGAAGGGCTACAGCCTAGAGGAActcaccatcgtcgaccAGACGACACAAAAGGATGCATATAGCGACGAGAGACCTGGTGGCTTGCCAGAATGGAAGTGGAAGGCGGCCGTTCTCATCTTCATTATCACAGGCTCTTGCAGTG GATACGACGTCAGTAACGTTGCCAACATTCAGCCTCGCCTCTACGAAGCCTTTGGCAACATCGAACTCCTCCCCTGGATCGGCCTCTCTTACTCGCTCGCCAACTTTGCCGTCTTGTCCTTCGCTCGCAAGATCGCCTACTGCTTTGACCTGAAATGGGTCTACCTTGTCCACCTTGCCATCTTTATGGTCGGCACGGCCATCGGTGGTGCCTCCAACGACATCCAGACCATGATTGTTGCCCGTGTTATCATGGGCTGGGGTGGTTCTGTCTGTCAGCAGAT CAACTTCTCCTACGTGGCCATTCTGGCCAAACCCTCCGAAACAGCAGGTCTATTTGGCATTCTCAGCGCCATGTGGGCAgttggccttgttgttggcggTCCCATCGGCAGTGCCTTCGCCGAGAACAGCCACACTACTTGGCGATGGGCGTTTTATATCAAGCTCCCGATTGTTGGCCTTTGCCTCGCTCTTGCTGTCATTTGCCTCCCCTCGCGGTCCCTCGCCACAGCCAACGTCTCTGTCTGGAGGCGTCTCGTTAGCATCGACCCTATCGGCGTCGCCTTCAACATGATCGTACCTGTCCTATTCGCCCTTGCGACAACCTTCTCGGGACCCATCTGGGACTGGGGCTCCGCTGCATCTACCGCGGTGTGGATAGTTTTTGCTGTGGCTCTCGTTGCTTGGGTCTCGCAGCAGTACTTTTGTATCTTTACAACGCCCGAGGAGCGCGCCATTCCTATGCATATGTTCTCAAAGCTTAGACTGCTCCCCATCTGGGTTGCAACAGGCTGCGCAGGCGCCGCTTATGCTGTAACCCTGTACTACACCCCGCTCTTCTACGCCTTCGCCCGCGGCCACGGCGCCATTCAGCAGACAGTTCGCATGCTGCCCTTCATCATCGTTTTCATCTTTGTTGTACTCTTTACCGGCGTTCTCCTCACCGTCATCGGCCGTTACAAGATCATCTATCTTTGTGCTGCCACCATTACACTCGCTGCATCTATCGCAATGGCTACCACCATGGACGACAAGGTCTCTGAGGCGCAGGTAATGGGTATTGAGGCCCTCATTGGCATCGGTCTTGGGATGCAGTTCCAGCACGGCCTTGGTATCTCCAACGTCATCAACAAAACCGAACGTGACCGCGTGGACAGCACTGTGATATGCAACATGGTTCAGATGGGATCCATAGCTATCACTCTCTCCATCGCAGGGTGTATTTTCCAAAACGTGGGCTTCAACCTGCTATCCTCCGCAGTGGGACGGAAGCAGTACTCGGAGGAGGATATCCGTGAAGCCCTGGCTGGTGTGTCGTCGGTTGTCTGGCAGACCAAAGACCGGCAGGTTGTTGCACGAGGCATCGCAGCTGTGACAGAGGTCCTTTCTCGAGAGTTCTACATCGTCGTCGCTAGCTCAGCGGTATGTTTGGTATGCGCTATATGCATGAGCTCAGAGAAGCTGGACTATGGCAGGAAGAAAAGTACCAAAGCAACAACCCCGGACTCGTCGTAG
- a CDS encoding HET domain-containing protein — MFASGHFSSGLGRGDWTGYPDFGGCLFLAFEAYERNKCWGGLVVGLPVLLKHVQTCVDCRIIRRAIEDDAPHLLDEGGCESCFIQITGGYDRLDDWNGILTIEIFENEMDDRGKKFQLLRRSTAEPFFDGGYDYSGKRSTRFGQSLDIVEDSSSQAAFDRAAKWLGHCVENDKACEPPDDDFMPTHLINVGSDSQSPFLFKTSGTRKPYACLSYCWGPDSHAILKTTTANIKDHYQRISESEMPQGIQDAIKVCRGLQIPFLWVDSLCLIQDDVTAWLDGAAQMSQIYLNSHLTIAALEPETCKSPFLGPQRFGDRNWQRLVKSPAADGEADSGPDLLIRPESDKPPRDTPYSLDKRAWCLQESMLPNRRLCFNGDEMMWECLCRQICECGHNNRQSRTLCHVENGAALKLNRLKTTHIPSAREGDLHKMRTFWRDLVELYSDRQMTRGDDKLRAIAGLAKLLAERFRHKTSRHKTFRYETFQHKAFRHKAFQYKTFRHKTFTKDNDEYLAGLWKHEIHLDLTWVVASLPAEPENVLQRPEGEGPRWNVPTWSWASSQGSISYDSESARVSWKYKPHATDVCQLVEADCERENVHDEMSAVTQGRLTLQGALVPVELIADVESTQIPVFRSLVDEMKTIRDPDCANRVAWVRSRNQNVNKVLLDHPRHRVELQGLVSEKPPAWTGGKYYCFRLFSWVADKYTVRNGKRQFMRPETWFLVLKRSERVASAMERIGIGSLRIMGLQECPIFEEYEQATISIV; from the exons ATGTTTGCATCAGGGCACTTCTCGTCAGGGTTAGGCAGGGGTGACTGGACCGGCTATCCAGATTTCGGCGGTTGTCTTTTTCTTGCTTTTGAAGCATATGAACGGAATAAATGCTGGGGAGGCCTTGTGGTTGGTCTCCCTGTTCTCCTCAAACATGTGCAGACATGTGTTGACTGCCGGATTATCCGTCGCGCCATCGAAGATGACGCACCGCACCTGCTCGATGAAGGGGGATGTGAAAGCTGCTTCATTCAAATTACGGGTGGCTATGACCGTCTCGATGATTGGAATGGAATCTTGACCATCGAAATCTTTGAGAACGAGATGGATGATCGCGGCAAAAAGTTTCAGCTTCTTCGTAGGTCGACGG CTGAGCCGTTTTTTGATGGCGGTTATGACTACAGCGGGAAGAGAAGCACTCGATTTGGCCAGTCTCTCGACATCGTTGAAGATTCCTCGTCCCAGGCCGCTTTCGATCGGGCCGCGAAGTGGTTAGGTCATTGCGTTGAGAATGACAAGGCCTGCGAGCCCCCTGATGATGATTTCATGCCAACACATCTCATCAATGTGGGGTCAGATTCCCAGTCGCCGTTCCTGTTTAAGACCTCCGGGACTCGCAAACCTTATGCTTGTTTGAGCTATTGCTGGGGGCCTGACTCGCATGCGATCTTGAAGACGACAACGGCAAACATCAAGGACCATTACCAGAGAATCTCAGAGTCTGAAATGCCACAAGGCATTCAGGACGCGATCAAAGTATGTCGTGGACTTCAGATACCGTTTCTCTGGGTCGACTCTCTTTGCCTAATCCAGGACGACGTCACGGCCTGGCTAGACGGTGCTGCGCAAATGTCCCAGATCTACCTCAATTCCCACCTTACTATTGCAGCTCTAGAACCAGAAACATGCAAGTCTCCTTTCTTAGGCCCGCAGAGGTTTGGCGATAGAAACTGGCAACGGCTTGTGAAGTCCCCGGCCGCTGATGGAGAGGCTGATTCTGGGCCCGACCTGCTTATTCGGCCCGAGTCCGATAAGCCCCCCAGGGATACACCATACTCTCTCGACAAACGAGCCTGGTGTCTGCAGGAGAGTATGCTGCCAAATCGAAGGCTATGCTTCAACGGAGACGAAATGATGTGGGAATGCCTATGTCGGCAGATCTGTGAGTGCGGTCACAACAATCGTCAATCGCGTACACTGTGTCACGTGGAGAATGGGGCAGCGCTCAAGTTGAATCGCCTCAAAACGACGCATATACCCTCTGCCAGGGAGGGCGATCTTCACAAGATGAGGACCTTTTGGAGGGATCTGGTCGAGTTGTATTCCGACCGGCAAATGACGCGAGGGGACGATAAACTCAGGGCCATTGCCGGTCTGGCAAAGCTCCTTGCGGAGAGGTTCCGACACAAGACGTCCCGACACAAGACGTTCCGATACGAGACGTTCCAACATAAGGCGTTCCGACACAAGGCGTTCCAATACAAGACGTTCCGACACAAGACGTTCACAAAAGACAATGACGAGTACCTAGCTGGGCTATGGAAGCATGAGATTCATCTTGATTTGACCTGGGTCGTCGCGAGCCTGCCGGCGGAGCCGGAAAATGTACTCCAGAGgcccgagggcgagggcCCTCGCTGGAACGTGCCAACGTGGTCGTGGGCGTCTTCTCAAGGAAGCATCAGTTACGACTCTGAATCCGCACGTGTTTCGTGGAAGTATAAACCTCACGCAACAGATGTCTGTCAACTTGTGGAGGCAGATTGTGAGAGGGAAAATGTACACGACGAGATGAGTGCCGTTACGCAGGGTCGCTTGACCTTGCAGGGGGCTCTCGTACCAGTGGAGCTCATTGCTGATGTAGAGAGCACTCAAATTCCGGTTTTTCGGAGCCTTGTGGATGAAATGAAAACCATCCGTGATCCAGACTGTGCTAACCGGGTCGCTTGGGTACGGTCTAGAAACCAAAACGTCAACAAGGTTCTACTCGACCATCCCAGGCATCGAGTAGAGTTGCAGGGGTTGGTTTCTGAGAAGCCTCCGGCCTGGACGGGAGGGAAATATTACTGCTTTCGCCTTTTCAGCTGGGTGGCCGACAAATACACGGTTCGGAATGGAAAAAGGCAGTTCATGCGCCCGGAAACCTggttcttggtcttgaagagGTCTGAGAGGGTCGCGAGCGCGATGGAGAGAATTGGCATTGGTAGCCTTAGGATAATGGGCCTACAGGAGTGTCCAATTTTCGAGGAGTATGAGCAGGCAACTATAAGTATTGTATAG
- a CDS encoding Epimerase domain-containing protein, which produces MPRQFQFIAVSNPTGPVPSESRKLSHSHVTREAHAKERRLRVQKYRKEMMQSRTEGLAGAETPSPLVRIAEHCSSLFSASAPSLSSQEHFLLDHYIRIVVPYSAVHCGLFDYPGDHGPDDHTREILQDWVGLAMTDKDLLDTALLLRACRSILRSKPGDPVMTQMALQYRHRGLQSLRQALVKPVSVVTVAMAFALVFDEEVFGEIRIARHHLRGVFYMAELSGGLQSLGLSGLLERIYWRFVTRRELDDVDLLSLLSNTTSYVHDSPITHSIQAPLDPVMPSVEATIPSGSLVLVTGATGFVASHVTRQLLERGYKVRGTVRDLAQASWLIDNHFKSYSESGHLELVVVPDLVADGAFDEAVKGVSAIAHIATISNLDPNPHNIIPQTVTGATSILKSAINEPSVQRVVFTSSIMAAVLPVAGNDTRVDDNTWNEAAVEAAWAPPPYEPSRTLITYAASKVAAEREVWKFVKQEKPHYTLNVICPSGIIGEPLHRKHAEAPTNWIATHFRRDKTSLDAFPAAFFVDVKDIALLHVAAILDPQVKNARLHSWGHSSNWNEFLAVLREIRPQREFIADYPDPYYVTISTDQSDSVALLNRWAGQEGWRLRKDSISESIENPHFQL; this is translated from the exons ATGCCGCGCCAGTTCCAATTCATCGCCGTGTCGAATCCGACAGGCCCTGTCCCTTCGGAGTCGCGAAAGCTGAGCCATTCGCACGTAACTCGTGAAGCCCATGCCAAAGAAAGGCGTCTGAGGGTACAAAAATACCGAAAAGAAATGATGCAGTCTCGCACCGAAGGCCTGGCGGGTGCTGAAACACCAAGCCCTCTGGTCCGGATTGCTGAGCATTGTAGCAGCCTCTTTTCAGCATCGGCACCATCTCTATCCTCCCAGGAGCATTTTTTGCTGGATCATT ATATCCGAATTGTCGTGCCCTACTCGGCCGTGCACTGCGGCTTATTCGACTACCCCGGTGACCACGGCCCCGACGACCACACGAGGGAGATTCTACAAGACTGGGTGGGTCTTGCCATGACAGACAAGGATCTTCTAGATACGGCTCTCCTTCTCAGAGCGTGCCGGAGTATTCTACGTAGCAAACCTGGCGATCCAGTCATGACGCAGATGGCCCTCCAGTATAGGCATAGAGGCCTCCAATCATTACGGCAGGCACTTGTCAAGCCTGTCAGTGTCGTAACAGTCGCCATGGCCTTTGCCCTAGTGTTTGATGAG GAAGTGTTTGGTGAAATCAGAATAGCCCGACATCATCTACGAGGCGTGTTTTACATGGCTGAACTCAGCGGAGGCCTGCAAAGTCTTGGCCTCTCAGGGTTGTTGGAGCGTATATATTGGAGGTTTGTAACCAGAAGGGAACTCGATGACGTTGATTTGTTATCATT ACTCAGCAACACGACATCATACGTTCATGATTCACCCATCACCCATTCAATCCAAGCTCCCCTCGACCCTGTTATGCCTTCCGTTGAAGCAACTATTCCCTCCGGCTCCTTGGTCCTCGTGACCGGCGCCACAGGCTTCGTTGCCTCCCACGTCACCCGCCAACTCCTGGAGCGCGGCTACAAAGTCCGAGGCACCGTTCGCGACCTGGCTCAAGCTTCGTGGCTCATTGACAACCATTTCAAGTCGTATTCAGAAAGTGGCCATCTTGaactcgtcgtcgtccctGATCTCGTAGCCGATGGCGCTTTCGATGAAGCAGTCAAGGGAGTATCGGCCATTGCCCACATTGCAACCATCTCCAATCTGGACCCCAACCCACACAACATCATTCCTCAAACAGTCACCGGCGCGACAAGTATTTTGAAGTCTGCCATCAACGAACCCTCAGTTCAACGAGTCGTGTTTAccagctccatcatggctgccgTCCTGCCAGTCGCTGGCAACGACACTCGGGTTGACGATAACACTTGGAACGAGGCTGCCGTTGAAGCTGCTTGGGCCCCTCCTCCGTATGAGCCGTCCCGTACCCTGATCACTTATGCCGCCAGCAAAGTCGCCGCTGAGAGGGAAGTTTGGAAGTTTGTCAAACAAGAAAAGCCTCACTACACGCTCAACGTCATCTGCCCGTCGGGTATAATCGGCGAGCCCCTTCACAGGAAGCATGCCGAGGCACCCACCAACTGGATAGCCACGCACTTCAGGAGGGACAAGACATCTCTGGATGCATTTCCTGCTG CATTCTTTGTGGATGTCAAGGACATTGCACTCCTCCATGTCGCAGCTATTCTGGATCCTCAGGTCAAGAACGCACGTTTGCACAGCTGGGGACATAGCTCTAACTGGAATGAATTTCTTGCTGTCCTTCGAGAGATCCGTCCCCAGAGGGAGTTTATTGCCGACTACCCCGACCCTTACTACGTCACAATCTCCACTGACCAGTCTGACTCTGTGGCCCTATTGAACAGGTGGGCCGGTCAGGAAGGTTGGAGGCTGCGGAAGGACAGTATCTCTGAGAGCATCGAGAATCCGCACTTCCAGCTCTAG